One part of the Solanum dulcamara chromosome 8, daSolDulc1.2, whole genome shotgun sequence genome encodes these proteins:
- the LOC129898658 gene encoding RNA demethylase ALKBH10B-like: MPPAAAVVGHHRVVPLGSMVKPAASTPPPPTMVSETFAKDSILAWFRGEFAAANAIIDALCNHITQLEGGRSEYESVFAAIHRRRLNWIPILQMQKYCSIAEVTLDLRKVAERKIKEREEFTVSKQCDIEVNEATTRSENGGSQMVNGDDSPESDITDTGPLIQPLLQSVEFCSNHENCETRHAHIKMTKGFVSKEPVKGHMVNVVRGLKLFEDIFTPNEISKLNDLLNELRAAGQNGALSGETFILFNQQVKGNKREMIQLGTPIFGHIKEEAMRQKCNIEPIPALLQGVIDHLIQWNLISESGRPNSCVINYFDEGEYSQPFMKPPHLDQPVSTLLLSESMMAFGRALVSDSDGNYKGSFMLSLKQGSLLVMRGNSADMARHALCSSASKRVAITFFKVRTEMNSFVPDQIPPLTKAMTLWQPGIPTRYSTANGAANGYKITDVMPKWGFLRAPEVMLAPVRPMVLSPQRIPTGGTGVFLPLSRKPAKHIPPRAQKRRFLELPSPCDSPKSESSSEVSMAV; encoded by the exons ATGCCGCCAGCTGCCGCCGTTGTTGGACACCACCGTGTAGTACCGTTAGGTTCTATGGTTAAGCCGGCGGCCTCCACTCCGCCACCTCCGACCATGGTGTCGGAGACATTTGCTAAGGACTCAATATTAGCGTGGTTCAGGGGGGAGTTTGCTGCTGCAAATGCGATTATAGATGCGCTTTGCAACCATATAACTCAGCTTGAAGGCGGGAGATCGGAGTATGAATCGGTATTTGCAGCCATCCACCGCCGGAGGCTGAATTGGATCCCAATTCTTCAGATGCAAAAGTACTGTTCCATTGCCGAGGTTACTCTCGATCTACGGAAAGTAGCTGAGAGAAAGATCAAAGAGAGAGAGGAGTTTACAGTCTCGAAACAGTGCGATATAGAAGTGAACGAGGCAACCACTCGTTCCGAAAATGGAGGAAGCCAAATGGTGAATGGAGATGATTCTCCTGAAAGTGACATCACTGATACAG GACCCTTAATACAACCGTTGCTACAAAGTGTTGAATTCTGCTCAAACCATGAGAACTGTGAGACAAGGCATGCCCACATCAAGATGACAAAGGGGTTTGTGTCGAAAGAGCCAGTCAAAGGGCATATG GTGAATGTAGTACGAGGTCTGAAGTTATTCGAAGACATATTTACTCCAAATGAAATCTCTAAGCTAAATGATTTATTGAACGAACTTCGTGCTGCTGGCCAGAATGGTGCTCTCTCAG GtgaaacttttattttattcaacCAGCAAGTGAAGGGCAACAAAAGAGAGATGATTCAGCTTGGGACCCCAATTTTCGGACATATAAAAGAGGAGGCCATGCGTCAAAAGT GTAACATTGAACCCATCCCAGCTCTTCTACAAGGTGTCATAGACCACCTGATTCAGTGGAATCTAATATCAGAAAGTGGAAGGCCTAACAGCTGCGTCATCAACTACTTTGATGAG GGGGAGTATTCACAGCCTTTCATGAAACCACCACATTTGGACCAGCCGGTGTCTACCCTTCTCCTCTCTGAATCAATGATGGCATTCGGTAGAGCGCTTGTGAGTGACAGTGATGGGAACTACAAAGGATCATTCATGCTTTCTCTTAAACAAGG GTCTCTTTTAGTCATGAGAGGAAACAGTGCTGATATGGCCAGACATGCACTGTGCTCATCAGCTAGCAAAAGAGTTGCGATTACATTCTTCAAAGTAAGAACAGAGATGAATAGCTTCGTCCCAGATCAAATCCCTCCTCTGACTAAAGCAATGACCTTATGGCAACCTGGTATCCCAACACGCTATTCAACTGCAAATGGAGCAGCTAATGGTTATAAGATAACGGATGTGATGCCTAAATGGGGTTTCCTTCGAGCTCCAGAAGTTATGCTAGCTCCTGTGCGTCCGATGGTTCTAAGCCCTCAAAGGATTCCAACTGGGGGTACTGGTGTCTTTCTTCCATTATCAAGAAAACCTGCAAAACATATTCCACCACGTGCCCAGAAAAGGCGGTTTCTTGAGCTACCTTCCCCTTGTGACTCGCCTAAATCAGAGAGCAGTTCAGAAGTAAGTATGGCAGTTTAG
- the LOC129898659 gene encoding auxin-binding protein T85 — MKRGVSSFQTNRAIMIRHGIVILLALLWFAIAEASQCSINGLPLVKNISELPQHNYGKSGLSHSTIAGSVLHGMKEIEVWLQTFAPGTSTPIHRHSCEEVFVVLKGQGTLYIAPSSHSKYPGNPQEFHIFPNSTFHIPVNDVHQVWNTGEHEDLQVLVVISRPPVKVFMYNDWSMPHTASKLKFPFYWDEECYQTTTRKDEL, encoded by the exons ATGAAACGTGGAGTTTCCAGTTTTCAGACTAATCGTGCGATAATGATACGCCATGGCATCGTCATACTACTTGCTCTTCTGTGGTTCGCCATAGCCGAAGCTTCTCAGTGCTCAATTAATG GACTACCACTCGTGAAAAATATTAGCGAACTTCCACAACACAACTACGGGAAGTCCGGTTTATCTCACTCTACAATTGCAGGTTCAGTCTTGCACGGCATGAAAGAG ATAGAGGTGTGGCTTCAAACATTTGCTCCTGGAACTAGCACACCAATCCACAGGCACTCATGTGAAGAAGTTTTTGTCGTCTTGAAGGGTCAAGGCACTCTCTATATTGCTCCTAGTTCACATTCAAAATACCCAGGGAACCCGCAGGAGTTTCATATATTCCCTAATAGCACTTTCCATATCCCTGTTAATGATGTTCACCAG GTATGGAACACTGGTGAACATGAAGATCTACAAGTTTTAGTTGTTATATCTCGTCCCCCAGTGAAAGT GTTTATGTACAATGACTGGTCGATGCCACACACAGCTTCCAAATTGAAGTTCCCGTTTTACTGGGATGAGGAATGTTATCAGACAACAACGAGGAAAGATGAGCTTTAG